The following nucleotide sequence is from Gordonia jinghuaiqii.
GCAGCAACTGCCACGGCTTCGACCTCGAATGGCGCAGCGTCGAACCGGTCGGCACCGTCTACAGCTGGAGTCGGAGCTGGTATCCGTACATCGAGGAACTCTCCGACCGGATGCCCTACATCAGCGTTCTCGTCGAACTCGCCGACGCCGGTGGCCGCCGTGTCCTCGGCCTGCTCGTCGACGATGTGGAGCGGACGCCGAGGATCGGTGAGTCCGTCATCGGTGTCTTCGAGCACAAGGAAGGCGAACCCTGGCCGCTGCTGAGGTGGCGCCGGAACGATTCGGCCGCAGCCGATTCGATGCGGGGAGGACGCTGATGTCCGGATCGATTCGCGGCGCGACCGCCGTCGTCGGGGTCGCCGAAATGCATTACAAGCGTGGCCAATCGCCGATGACCGAGCAGCAGATGACCATCAAGGCCATCCTCGATGCGTGTGCCGACGCCGGGGTATCGCCTCGGGAGATCGACGGGTTCGTCTCGTACGCAGGCGGTTCCAACGACGGCCCCATCCTCGGCGCGGCTCTGATGGTCGACGAGCTGCGGTGGTCGAACATGATGTGGGGCGGCGGTGGAGGCAGCGTGGCCGCGGCCATCACCAACGCGGCCGTTGCGATCACGTCGGGGCAGGCGGACTGCGTCGTCGTGTACCGCGCCATGTCGCAGGCCGACACCGGACGACTCGGCTACGCCAAGTACCACTACGGCCCGCACTTCCTGGCGCACGGCGTCGGCTCGCCCGCACAGATCTGTGCGATGCGGACGCAGCGGATGCTCGAGCACGACGGGGTTCCGCGATCGGCGATGCGCTCGCTCGTGCTGGCGGCGTATCAGCACGCGCAACAGAACCCCACGGCCCAGGGGCACGGTCGACCGCTCGACGAGGAGACCTACGAATCGTCGAGGCTCATCGCCGAACCGTTCCATCTGTACGACTGCTCGCGGGAGAGTGACGGTGCGGTGGCACTCGTCCTGGTCTCCGCCGACCGGGCACGCGAACTCCGTTCCGACCCGGCGTATGTCATCGCCGGTGCGCAGGGCGCGCCGGGAGGCTACTGCGAGCGCGTCGACAACGACGAGCAGTACTCGACCGCCGGTTTCGGCCCGGCGAACAACGGCAAACCCGGTGTCGCCGAACGTCTCTGGTCTTCCGCGGGGATCGTCCCCGACGACGTCGACGTCGTGCAGGTCTACGAGAACTTCAGCGGCCCGGCGGTCGCGGCACTCATCGACCATCGCCTGTGTCCGCCCGGAGAAGCGGCAGGCACGGTCATGACGGTGGAGAACCTGACCGCACCACACGGGAAGCTCCCGGTGAACACCAGCGGCGGCAACCTGGCGGACTCGTTCATCAACGGTCTGAACCTCGCGGCGGAGGCCGTGCGCCAGATCCGCGGCACCTCGACCAACCAGGTCTCCGACGCCAAGTGCTCGCTCTTCATCGGGGGTCCGATGGCGCCGCTGGTCAGCTCGGTGTTGTTCGGCCACGAAGACACGCTCTAGCCAGGCACGCAGACACCGAAGGGTCATCATGTTGGATCGCAACGAGCTGTTCATCGACGGGAACTGGGCTCCGCCGTCGTCGGGGGAGTACGGCGACGTCATCGAGGCCGCCACCGAGAAGGTGCTCGGCCGTAGTGCCATGGCGGGGACCGCGGACATCGATGCCGCCGTCGCGGCCGCACGGGCCGCGCTCGACGGGCCGTGGGGATCGATGAGCAGGGCCGAGCGCGCCGATGTCCTCGACCGGTTCGCCGCGGCGATGACCGCCCGGGCCCGCGACACCGCCGAGCTGGTCAGTCGCGAGAACGGGATGCCCATCAGCCTGGCGAAGCCGACGAACGGCTACGGTCCCGCGGCGATGCTCTCCTACTACGCGGGCCTGATCCGGGCCGCGGAGGACGAAGAGGTGCGACCCGGTGCGTTGGGCGGTCGTACCGTCGTCCGTAGTGAGCCGGTCGGGGTGGTCGCGGCGATCACGCCGTGGAACTACCCGCAGCCGCTCGCCGCGATGAAGATCGCGCCCGCCCTCGCGGCGGGTTGCACGGTCGTCCTCAAGCCCGCACCCGAAACCGCGCTCGACGCTTTCGTTTTCGCCGACGCGGCACAGGAAGCCGGTCTGCCTGCCGGTGTGCTCAACGTCGTCCCGGGCGGCCGTGAGGCCGGAGCGCACCTCGTCGAGCACTCGGGCGTCGACAAGGTGGCGTTCACCGGGTCGACCGCCGCCGGACGTGCGATCGGAGAGGTGTGCGGCCGCCTGTTGCGTCCGGTGACCCTGGAGCTCGGCGGGAAGTCGGCCGCCATCGTCGCCGACGACGCCGATCTGGATGTGTTCGCCGGTCACCTGCTGGAGGTGTCGCTCGTGAACAACGGGCAGACCTGCCACGCCAGCACAAGAATTCTGGCCCCGCGGTCACGCTACGGCGAGGTCGTCGACGCGGTCACCGAGACCGTCCGCGCTCTACGCGTCGGTGACCCGCTCGACAAGACGACCGCCATCGGTCCGCTCGTCAGCGCTGCACAGCGCGACCGGGTCCTCGGCCACATCGGGGCGGGCCGGGCCGACGGTTACCAGATCACGACGGGGGGCGGTGTTCCCGGCGATCTCCCGCAGGGTTGGTTCGTCGAACCGACGGTGTTCGTCGGCGTCGACAATTCTGCGTCCATCGCGCAGGAGGAGATCTTCGGTCCGGTGCTGACGATCACCGAGTACTCCGACATCGACGACGCGGTGCGCATCGCCAACGACTCCGTGTACGGACTCGGCGGCACGGTGTGGACGACGGACGAGGGGCGCGGCCTCGAACTGGCCCGCCGGATCAGGACGGGGACCGTCGGCGTCAACCACTACGCCCTCGAGCTCACCGCACCGTTCGGCGGCGTGAAGGCGTCGGGTCTCGGACGCGAACTCGGGCCGGAGGGCCTCGCGCCCTACCTCGCCCCCAAATCGGTGTATTTCGCCACCCGCTGATCATCTGAGTTTCGACAGGAGTGACATGTTGGGTCTGCCCCTCAACGGAGTACGGGTCGTCGACGTGACCGATGGTCTCGGCGAGTCGTGCGGACGGTTCCTCGCCGACCTGGGCGCCGAGGTGATCCGTGTCGAACCTCCGGGGGGTTCGGCGTCGCGTCGAAACGAGCCGATCGAGTCCGGGATCAGCATTCCCTTCGCACTGAACAACGCGAACAAGCGGGTCGTCGTGCTGGACCTCGATTCCGACGCCGACAGGTCCCGATTCGTCGATCTGGTCGGGGATGCGGACATCCTCATCGAGACCACACCGCCCGGATCGCCTGCCGGACTGGGACTGTCGCCGACCGAGCACCTGGATCGCCACCGTGAACTCGTCGCCGTCTCGATCAGCGGATTCGGTCAGACCGGCCCCTATAGCGATTGGGCCGCAACCGAATCGGTGATCTACGCGATGAGCGGAGTGCTGTCGCGGTCCGGCGAGCCGGGCCGGGAGCCGCTGCTGCCCCCGGCCGGACTCGTCGAACAGTCGGTGGGGGTGCACGCGGCCTGGTCGGCGCTGCTCGCGTACTACGACCGCTTGCGCACCGGCCGTGGACAACTCGTCGACATCTCGGCGTTCGAGGCGGTGGTCCACGGTTTCGATCCCGGCTTCGGTGTGCAGGGCTCGGCCGCGGCGGGTCGCCGCGACGACTTCCCGCGCGGCCGCCCCGACGCCGCGAACTTCTACCCGGTGCTGCGCTGTGCGGACGGACAGGTGCGGATCTGCCTGCTGGCGAAGCGTCAGTGGCGCGCCATGTTCTCCTGGCTCGGCGAGCCCGCCGAATTCGCTGATCCCGCCTTCGACACCATCCCGGCACGTTTCGCGGCCGCGGACCGCCTGCATCCGCTGATCGAGGAACTGTTCGCCGGACACACGCGCGACGAGCTGGTCGCCGAGGGTGCCGTGCGCGGCATTCCGATCGGCGGCGTGCTGCGTCCCTCCGAGGTGCTCGACAACGACCACTTCGCCGCCGCCGGGACACTCGTCGACGCCGAGCTCGCACCCGGTGTCACGGCCCGCATCCCGTCGGGCTACGTCAAGATCGATGGACAGCGAGCGGGATTCCGGCACCATGCGCAGGCGGTCGAGGTCGTGGACGCTTGGTCCGGTACGACCGACGCCCGCGATCTCACACCGGACGCGGGCGAGCCCGGCACCCATCCGTTCACCGGACTGCGCGTGCTCGATCTCGGGGTCGTGGTGTTCGGGGCCGAACTCGGACGGCAGTTCGCCGACCACGGCGCCGACGTGATCAAGGTCGAGAACCGAGACTTCCCGGATGGTCTGCGGCAGTCGAAGAAGGCGTCCTCGCTCGCCGCGTCGGTCGCCTGGGGTCACCGCAACCGCCGCTCTCTGGGTGTGAACCTCCGTACCGACGAGGGCCGAAAGCTGTTCCGGCAGCTCGCCGCGGACGCCGACGTGGTCCTCGCCAACTTCAAACCCGGGACCCTCGACTCGATGGGGATCGGCTATGAAGAACTGCGCGAGATCAATCCGCGCATCATCGTCTCCGACGGCAGCGCCTTCGGTAGCACCGGCCCGTGGAACACCCGACTCGGCTACGGTCCTCTCGTACGTGCGGCCTGCGGCGTCTCGGCGCTGTGGCGGTATTCCGGCTCCGACACGGGACTGAGCGACGGCTCGACGGTGTACCCCGACCACATCGGCGGACAGGTGGCCGCGGTGGCCGTGCTCGCCGCCCTGATCGCCCGGCTGGCGCACGGACGCGGTGCCGAGATCGAGGTGGCACAGGCCGATACGGCTCTCGTCGCGCTCGGGGGCCAGCTCGTCCGCGAATCGTTGGCACCGGGATCGGTGTCGGCCGTGGGTAACACCGATCCGTTCGCCGCACCGGCCGGCGTGTACCCGTGTACCGGCGACGACGAGTGGTGCGTGGTCGCGGTCCGCGACGATCGTGACTGGCGCAACCTCACCCGTGTCATCGGGCGTGACGATCTTGCCGAGGACGTCCGATTCGGGCTCGCGGACAGGCGGATCGAGAATCGGGACGAGGCGGACAAGGTCCTGACGGAATGGTTGTCGGAGCGGACGCCCACCGAGGCGATGACCGCACTCCAGGAGGCAGGCGTCCCCGCCGGTGCGATGGTCCGCCTACCCGAGTTGCTGACCGACCCCCATCTGGTGGCGCGGGATGCCTACACCTCGCTCGAACATCCGTTGCTCCCGGCGCCGCTGCCCACGGCGGTGCGTGTCGCACGGTTCACGTCGATCCCCGATGCGCCGCTGCACCCGGCACCCCTGCCCGGTGCCGACACGCATGAGGTCGCGGTCGGGTTGCTCGGCCTCGACGAAGCCGAGTACGAGCGATGCGTCGCCGCCGGTATCCTCCAGCCACTCGAGGAGAGTGCACGATGATCACGTATGAATGGCGGCCTCGCCTCGAGGGTGACGAGCTCGACGAAGTGATCGAACTCGTCACTGCAGCAGCCGAATACGACGAGGAGGCAGGGTTCTCGCATATCGATCCCACCACCGTCCGGGAGGTCGGTGACGGCAGCCGCACCGTCGCGCACCTGCCCATCAAGGCGCGGCGCGACCTCAGCCCGCTCGACGATGCCCCGATGGTGATCGTGGCGTACCTGCATCTTGCGGTCGACGCCGACGGGCTGGGCACCGTCGCCTATGTGGTCCACCCCGAGTATCGGTCCCGGGGCATCACCACACTGCTCGTCGAGGAGATCGGTCTCGAGACCGACGGAGTGGCCGGCTGGGACCACACCGGGGCCAGAGCACTTCGCTGCTGGGCGTATTCGACGCACCCCGCGTCGGGACGCCTCACGCGCCGCTTCGGGATACCGGCGGTCAGCCGCCAGTGGACGCTGGTCCGGCACCTGACCGGCCCCTTCGCGCTGCCGCTCGACAAGCCCGAGGTCCCGGCCGGGGTCAGCGTCGCCGAGCCACGGGAGCTCGCCGCCGACGATCAGGTGATCGCCGGCGTCCTCGCGTCCTCGGAACTCGCACCGCGGCATCGTGATCGCATCTCCGACGACCTGCGCCTCGGTGGCGGGCTGGTCGTCGACGCGCGGAACGAGGACGGGGAAGTTCTCGGGTTCGTGTGGTTCTCGACCGAGCATCGCCGCCACCTCGAACTGCGTGCCGCACCGGTCGACGCGCTGGTGCTCACCTCGGCCGCGCGGGGCGGAGGCATCGGGACCGCCCTGTTGCTCGGTGCGCTCTGGCACCAACTCGACGCCGGCGTCAAGGTGTCCACGCTACGAATCGATCCCGACGATGCGGGGGCGGTCCGGATGTGCAGGTTGCTCGGCTACGAGCAGGAAGATGTGCACTCCTGCTACCAGCTCGGCGAGAGCTCGAGCCCGCCGCCGACGTTTCGCTGACACGACTTCCGATATGTGAGAAGGCCTTGATGAACGACAACCGGACCGAGGCAGCCGCGCTCGACAACCACAAGCTGCGCGTGGTTGCGAAAGAGGTTGCGGCCGAGGGGGTCGTGTCACTCGTCCTCGCCGAGCCCGACGGCGGCGATCTGCCGGAGTGGTCCCCGGGTGCCCACCTCGACCTGGTACTCGGCGAGAGCCTGATCCGCCAGTACTCCCTGTGCGGTGACGCGTACGACCGAAGCTGTCTCCGGGTGGCGGTTCTCCGCGAACCGGCGAGTCGCGGCGGTTCGCAAAGTGTGCACGAGGACGTTTCGGTCGGGGACCTGATCGCGGTCAAGGGACCCCGGAACAACTTCCCGCTCGTCGATGCGCCGTCGTATCTGTTCGTCGCCGGCGGCATCGGCATCACCCCGCTGGTGCCGATGATCGCCGAGGTCGACGCGCGGGGTGCCGAGTGGACGTTGCTCTACGGCGGTCGGACCGCGTCGGGAATGGCTTTCGCCGATGTGCTGGCGCAACGATATTCCGATCGCGTCCGGGTGAGACCGCAGGACGAGTTCGGTCTGCTCGACCTCGACGGAGCGCTCGACGCGGCGAGCCCGGGCACCGCCGTCTACTGTTGCGGTCCCGAACCGTTGCTGGCGGCGATCGAGGACAAGTGCGGGTCTCGCAGCGGCATCGAACTCCACCTCGAACGCTTCGCACCCAAGGCCGTGCCGGAGGGGTCGGATTCAGAGGCAACAACATTCGACGTGGTTCTCGACCGTAGTGGACGAACGGTCACCGTCGGGGCCCACGAAACGGTGCTCGACGCGCTGCTGCGGGACGGCGTCGACGTCGACTTCTCCTGCCGCGAGGGCACCTGCGGCACCTGCGAACAGCCGGTTCTCGAGGGCGTCCCGGACCATCGGGATTCCGTGCTCGACGACGACGAACAGGCCGCGAACGACTGCATGATGGTGTGTGTGTCACGCAGCTGCTCGGCGCGGCTGGTGCTCGATCTCTGACGTCCCTTCGATACGCCCCTCCGCAAGCTCCGGGGCTACTCAGGGAGCAGAGAAGCGCCCCTCCGCCCCCGGGAGCCCGTGGTCCCGGATGATGCCGTGCAGGAAGCTTCGGACCATCGTCTCGAACAGCTGCTTCTGGGTGAGCTCGTTCTTCGACAACGCCTCTGCGAGAAGCGGTTGCGAGTCGGCCGACACGTTGGGGAAGATCGCCGAACGGGGACGCGGCGGCCGCGTCGCCTCCATGAGGACCGCGCCGATGGCGAGTGTCTCCATGCCGTCCAGGATGCGGACATGGAGATCGACCGGCACTCCAGACTCCAGCAGGAACTTCGCGGTGTCCTCGTAGGTGGCGGTGAACAGGTCGCGGGGCAGGTACTGCAGCAGAACCGGCGCGGCGTTGCGGTGACGGAGGATCGACTGCCGGAAGTTCAGCGCCAGGCTCACGAAGAACTCCGGCCAGTCCGGTCCGGGTTTGATCCGGGGGCGTCGGACCGCGGTACCGGCGATGTAGCGGGCGACCTCGGTGAGGATCTCGTTCTTGTCGTCGAAGTGGTGGTACAGCGACGGAGCGCGCACCCCGAGGTGTTTGGCGAGCTTGGGGAGGCTGAAGGCGTCGAGCCCTTCGGAGTCGATGATCTCGATCGATGCCGTCACGGCGGCATCGCGACTGATCAACGGCTTGGACGGCCGTGCCATTTCTGCCCCTCTCGGCGCCGGTCATCTGACCTAACAAGCGTAGTTTCGGGCCCAGTCTATGTCCACGTGGGCGCCGGGTCGCCGGGCCGGCTACGAGCTGTGATCGACCACCGCGATCGGGCACGACGAGGCGCCGTGCGCGGCCCGCGTCACCGAATTGCCCCACACCGGGAATGAGGTCCCGCCGCGCGGCCGGGTCACCACCAGCAGTGAGGCCTGGGGGACGGCCCGGACCACCGCACGATGAGGGGCACCGTTGACCAATTGCAGCGTGGCGGTGCACTCGGGGAACCGTCGACGCCAGGGCTCGACCACCGCCTCGGCCCGGGCGTAGATGTCGGCGATCCTCGCAGGCGTCGCCGCGTCGGGGATCGCGCAGATCACGGAGATCGGGTGTCCGGTGGTACGGGCGAACTCGAATGCGGCGTCCAGTGCGAGATCCGACGGAGCGTCGACGTCGACGGCGACGACGACCGGACCGCGCGCGGTGAGATTGCCGTAGGGAACGGTCACGACCGGGCACCGCGCCCGTGCCGACAGCGCGGCGCTGATGCTGCCGGTGGTCAGTCGTTCGATCAGGCCCGGCCGGTGATGGCCGAGGACCAGCATGTCGACGTGCTGCGACAGCCGGGTCAGCAGGGGTATGGCGAAATCGTGCTCGACGACCGTGCTGACCTCGAGCCCGGGATGCTCGGCGCGGAGCAGATCGGCGATACCGGCCACGTGGGCGACCGTGGCGTCACGGGTGGAGTCGATGTCGAACTCGGTGAGCGGCGCGAGGGCCATGGACGCCGCGTACCCGTGGACGAGCAGCAGGTGCTCATGCGGGGCCGAGGCGGCCGCCCACTGGGCGGCCGCCTCGGATTCGTCGCTCAGGTCCACCCCGACGGCGATGGTGGTCATCGCGGACGTGGGTCGACTGCGCCCATGCTGCCCCTGCCGCCGTCGGTGCTGCCCCCGTCGGTGCCGCCCGGTGCGGTGCTGCGGGCCGCGCCTGCGGTGACCCGGTCATCGGTCGAGATGCCGGTGACGGCCGTGGCATCCGGCGTGACCGCGGCGGCGGCCTGCGCCCGCCGCTCCTCGTCGCTGCTCATCGTCTTCAGTGCGACCTCCTTGATGAAGGCGATCGCGATGAAGCTCAGCGCGGACATCACCGCTGCGACCAGGAAGAGCCTTGCGGTGCCGTCGCCGTAGGCGCCCCGGACGACGGCCGCGATCGGGGCGGGGAGCTCGTTGAGGTTCGCCAGCCCGGCCGCCGAGCCGCCTGTCTGCCCTGTACCGATGCCGAGGGCGCCCAGCCCCTTGGCGATGAGGTCGGTGACGTGGTTGGACAGCACCGCGCCCAGCACCGACACACCCGCTGCGCCGCCGAGCGAGCGGAAGAAGGTGACCGTCGACGTCGCCGCGCCGAGGTTCTCCGGACCGACGTTGTTCTGCACCGCGAGGACCAGGTTCTGCATCGTCATGCCCATGCCGGCGCCCAGGATGAACAGGAAGACCCCGAGGACGACCATGTCGGTGTGCGCATCGATCGTGGCGAGGAGTCCGAAGCCGACTGTCATCAAGGCCGCGCCGAGGACCAGGAACCGCTTCCAGCGACCGAACCGGGTGATCAGACTTCCCGACACCGTGGCCGACAGCAGCGAGCCGATGACCATCGGCAGTGTCAGCAGGCCCGCCGCCGTCGGGGAGTAGCCGCGGGCGATCTGGAAGTACTGGCCGAGGAACACCGCACCGCCGAACAGGGCGACGCCGACGGCGATGCTCGCCAGCGTGGCCAGCGTCGTCGTGCGGTCCCGGAAGATGGACAGCGGGATGATCGGGCTGGACACCTTCGACTCGACGATCACCGCCACGACCAGCAGGACGACGCCGAGCGCGACGAGTCCGTACGAGGTGAGTGATGCCCAGTCGAAGTTCTTGCCCGCCAGGGTGACCCAGATCAGCAGCGTGCTCACGCCCGAGGCGATGAGCAGTGCGCCGCCGTAGTCGATGGCGACCTTCTTGCGGACGACGGGGAGATTCAGCGTGCGCTGGATGACGAACAGGGCGATGACGGCGAACGGCACGCAGACGTAGAAGGTCCAACGCCAGCCGAGCCAGCTGGTGTCGACGATGACGCCGCCGATCAGCGGGCCGGCGACGGTGGCGACCGACATGACCGCGGCCATCGGGCCCTGGTAGCGGCCGCGCTCGCGCGGGCTGAACATAGTCGCCACGACGATGACGACCAGCGCCTGGAGGCCGCCGAGGCCGAGGCCCTGGATGACGCGGAAGCCGATCAGCATGTCGACCGACTGGGCCAATCCGGCGAGGACCGATCCGAGCGTGAACAGGAGCAGGGCGGCCTGGACCAGCAGCTTCTTGCTCACCAGGTCGGAGAACTTGCCCCAGATCGGGGTCGTCGCGGTGGATGCGAGCAGGGTGGCGGTGACGACCCACGTGTACTGGTCCTGGGTGCCGTGCAGGTCGGTGATGATCGTCGGGAGGGCGTTGGACACGATGGTCGACGACAGGAATGCGACGAACATGCCGAGCAGCAGGCCGATGAGGGCCTCGATGCGCTGCCGGTGGGTCATCGGCACGTCTACGGCCGGCGCCGCCACCGAGGCGGGTGAACTCATGGAAAAACTACCTCCGGGATGTGGGGAAGCCCGTGCGAGCGGGCCTCCGGCAACCGGCACGCGCGTCGGGCGACGTCCGATTTGTTGAACGGTGCAACTATATAGGTGTTGGTTGCAACCGACAACTATCGAGGGTTATTCCAGCCGGGCGGCCGCAGCGAGCGCAGGCTCAGTCGAGTCGCTTGTCGGCGTAGGCTCGCAAGTTCTCCACCTGGGCGGCGTCCAGCGACGGCCGGACCCGGCGGCGGGCCTCCTCGACGTCGACGGCGGTGACCGCGGCGGCGTCGATGTCGCGACGCATCGCCGAGAGCGCGGCCTCGCGCAACACCGCCGAGCAGTCGGCCGCCGAGTACCCGTCGAGATCGGCGGCGAGCTCGTCGAGATCGACGCCGTCGAGGGGGACGTCACGGCCGGTGGCGCGCAAGATGTCGCCGCGCGCCGCGGCGTCCGGCGGTGGCACGAAGACGAGCCGCTCGAGCCGTCCGGGACGCAGCAGGGCCGGATCGATGAGATCGGGACGGTTGGTGGCACCGAGCACGACGACGTCCTGGAGCGGCTCGACGCCGTCGAGTTCGGTGAGCAGCGCAGCGACCACGCGATCGCCGACGCCGGAATCGCTGGATTGACCGCGCCGGGGGGCGAGCGCGTCGACCTCGTCGAGGAAGATCAGCGACGGCGCCGACTCCCGGGCGCGAGCGAACAGATCGCGGACCGCCTTCTCCGAAGATCCGACCCATTTGTCCATCAGCTCAGCACCTTTGACGGTGTGCACCGACAGCTGACCCGACGCCGCGAGCGCGCGCACCACAAACGTCTTGCCGCAGCCGGGTGGACCGAACAGCAGCACACCGCGGGGCGGGTCGACGCCGAGCCGGGCGAAGGTGTCGGGGTGCTGCAGCGGCCAGAGCACGGCCTCGGTGAGCGCCTGCTTGGTCTCGACCATGTCGCCGACGTCGTCGAGGGTGATCGAACCCAACGCGACTTCGGGGGAACCGGACCGCGACACCGGACGGATGACATCGAGCGCCCCGAGGAGATCCTCGGTGCGCAGCGACGGCTTCGACTTCTCACTGCTGGCCCGGGTGGCCGCGCGCAGCGCCGCCTCGCGGGCGAGCGCGGCGAGGTCACCGGCGACGAAGCCCGGCGTACGTGCCGCCACCGAGGTCAGGTCGAGGTCGCCCTCGGTCGGGACCGCGGACAGGATCGCCGACAGCAGGCGCGCGCGGGTGGCGGCATCGGGCAGCCCGATCAGGAGTTCGCGGTCGCACAGCGCCGGGTCGCGCAGCCGGGCGTCGAGCCGGACCGGCTCGGCGGTGGTCGCGATCAGCGCGATACGACCGTCGGCGATGCCGGCCCGCAGCTCGTCGAGGATGAGGGTGGCGACCGGCTCCGGTTCGGACGGCAGCAGTGCGTCGACGTCGGTGATGAGCAGGACCCCGCCGGCCGAGCGTGCACGGGCCACCGCGTCGGCGACGGTCCGCAGCCGAGCGTTCGGCTCGGTCGCTCCCGTCGTCGGGCCGTCGACCGTCACCAGCGTCCGGGGGGCGCACACCGATCGCACGAGCGTGGCCTTGCCCGCGCCCGCCGGCCCGGTCACCAGCACGCCGAGACGGGGCGCGGCTCCCAGGGCGCGCAGGACGTCGGGCTCGTCGAGGGTGATCGCGAGCCATTCGGTCAGCTTGGTGACCTGCGAGTCGACCCCGACCAGCTCCGCGACCGGCCGCACCGGGACGTCGTCGGCCGGACGGGGGGCGGGAGTCGGCGTCGACGCGGTGGAGACCGAACGGCCGGGCCCGGCGTCGGGCACGATGCCGAGGGCGCCGGGGATTCCGGGCGAGCCGGGGCGGGCACGGTCGACCAGCGGCGGGACCTCACCTGCCGTCGTCGACCACAACACGGCGGTGTTGGTCTGCACGCTGACGGGAGAACCGGGATCGGTGGCGGTGACGGTCAGCAGTTCGGTGGTCCAGGTGATTCCGACCGAACGGGCCAGTGCGCGGGTCGCCTCGGTCGCCGCGAGTTCGGGACCGAGGTCGCGGGGCAGCAACGACACCGCGTCGCCGACGGACAGCACCTTGCCCAGCAACGCGCGGCGGAGTGTCGACTCGGTGATCGACTGTGTGGCCAGGATCGAACCGCTGACGACCACACGACCCGCACCCTGCACGACGACCGGCGCCAGCACCACCGGCGAGTTCTCGCGGACACCGGCGTTGGAGAAGGCGATCTCGTCGAGCAACGCCACGCCGGTCGGCGCCGACGCGTCGGTCGCCGCGACCACCGCGGCCGTGACGCGGGCACCGGTGATCGACACCGCATCCCACTCGCGCAACGACAACGCCGTCAGCACCTCGGGATGCACCCGGATGATGCCGCGGCGGGCCTCGGCGGCCGACGGGTTGTGGCGCGCGGTCAGGGTCAGCGAGACCGGTGAGCTCATCCGCGATCACTCTCGGTTCCCGGCCGTTGGGCGGACGCTCCCGTCGGGCGGTTGAGGCCCAGACGTCCCATCGAATTGAGCACCGGTCGGCGGCGCCGGCCGCCCGGGGATGTGCGGGCGAGCTCGCGACGCTGGGCGCGGCGTTCGGCCGGTTTGTCGTTCCAGAACTCCGGCCGGGACGCCACCCAGCGTCGTGCGCGCCACGCGAACGGGATGTGGATCGCGTACCCGGCGATCACGATCATCATCAGGACGTAAGGGAAGGTCACCAGCAG
It contains:
- a CDS encoding PDR/VanB family oxidoreductase, translating into MNDNRTEAAALDNHKLRVVAKEVAAEGVVSLVLAEPDGGDLPEWSPGAHLDLVLGESLIRQYSLCGDAYDRSCLRVAVLREPASRGGSQSVHEDVSVGDLIAVKGPRNNFPLVDAPSYLFVAGGIGITPLVPMIAEVDARGAEWTLLYGGRTASGMAFADVLAQRYSDRVRVRPQDEFGLLDLDGALDAASPGTAVYCCGPEPLLAAIEDKCGSRSGIELHLERFAPKAVPEGSDSEATTFDVVLDRSGRTVTVGAHETVLDALLRDGVDVDFSCREGTCGTCEQPVLEGVPDHRDSVLDDDEQAANDCMMVCVSRSCSARLVLDL
- a CDS encoding TetR family transcriptional regulator → MARPSKPLISRDAAVTASIEIIDSEGLDAFSLPKLAKHLGVRAPSLYHHFDDKNEILTEVARYIAGTAVRRPRIKPGPDWPEFFVSLALNFRQSILRHRNAAPVLLQYLPRDLFTATYEDTAKFLLESGVPVDLHVRILDGMETLAIGAVLMEATRPPRPRSAIFPNVSADSQPLLAEALSKNELTQKQLFETMVRSFLHGIIRDHGLPGAEGRFSAP
- a CDS encoding universal stress protein; this encodes MTTIAVGVDLSDESEAAAQWAAASAPHEHLLLVHGYAASMALAPLTEFDIDSTRDATVAHVAGIADLLRAEHPGLEVSTVVEHDFAIPLLTRLSQHVDMLVLGHHRPGLIERLTTGSISAALSARARCPVVTVPYGNLTARGPVVVAVDVDAPSDLALDAAFEFARTTGHPISVICAIPDAATPARIADIYARAEAVVEPWRRRFPECTATLQLVNGAPHRAVVRAVPQASLLVVTRPRGGTSFPVWGNSVTRAAHGASSCPIAVVDHSS
- a CDS encoding MDR family MFS transporter, which codes for MSSPASVAAPAVDVPMTHRQRIEALIGLLLGMFVAFLSSTIVSNALPTIITDLHGTQDQYTWVVTATLLASTATTPIWGKFSDLVSKKLLVQAALLLFTLGSVLAGLAQSVDMLIGFRVIQGLGLGGLQALVVIVVATMFSPRERGRYQGPMAAVMSVATVAGPLIGGVIVDTSWLGWRWTFYVCVPFAVIALFVIQRTLNLPVVRKKVAIDYGGALLIASGVSTLLIWVTLAGKNFDWASLTSYGLVALGVVLLVVAVIVESKVSSPIIPLSIFRDRTTTLATLASIAVGVALFGGAVFLGQYFQIARGYSPTAAGLLTLPMVIGSLLSATVSGSLITRFGRWKRFLVLGAALMTVGFGLLATIDAHTDMVVLGVFLFILGAGMGMTMQNLVLAVQNNVGPENLGAATSTVTFFRSLGGAAGVSVLGAVLSNHVTDLIAKGLGALGIGTGQTGGSAAGLANLNELPAPIAAVVRGAYGDGTARLFLVAAVMSALSFIAIAFIKEVALKTMSSDEERRAQAAAAVTPDATAVTGISTDDRVTAGAARSTAPGGTDGGSTDGGRGSMGAVDPRPR
- a CDS encoding AAA family ATPase encodes the protein MSSPVSLTLTARHNPSAAEARRGIIRVHPEVLTALSLREWDAVSITGARVTAAVVAATDASAPTGVALLDEIAFSNAGVRENSPVVLAPVVVQGAGRVVVSGSILATQSITESTLRRALLGKVLSVGDAVSLLPRDLGPELAATEATRALARSVGITWTTELLTVTATDPGSPVSVQTNTAVLWSTTAGEVPPLVDRARPGSPGIPGALGIVPDAGPGRSVSTASTPTPAPRPADDVPVRPVAELVGVDSQVTKLTEWLAITLDEPDVLRALGAAPRLGVLVTGPAGAGKATLVRSVCAPRTLVTVDGPTTGATEPNARLRTVADAVARARSAGGVLLITDVDALLPSEPEPVATLILDELRAGIADGRIALIATTAEPVRLDARLRDPALCDRELLIGLPDAATRARLLSAILSAVPTEGDLDLTSVAARTPGFVAGDLAALAREAALRAATRASSEKSKPSLRTEDLLGALDVIRPVSRSGSPEVALGSITLDDVGDMVETKQALTEAVLWPLQHPDTFARLGVDPPRGVLLFGPPGCGKTFVVRALAASGQLSVHTVKGAELMDKWVGSSEKAVRDLFARARESAPSLIFLDEVDALAPRRGQSSDSGVGDRVVAALLTELDGVEPLQDVVVLGATNRPDLIDPALLRPGRLERLVFVPPPDAAARGDILRATGRDVPLDGVDLDELAADLDGYSAADCSAVLREAALSAMRRDIDAAAVTAVDVEEARRRVRPSLDAAQVENLRAYADKRLD